Proteins found in one Amphiura filiformis chromosome 14, Afil_fr2py, whole genome shotgun sequence genomic segment:
- the LOC140169456 gene encoding neural cell adhesion molecule 2-like, whose translation MTMLAHRATVNDYLQNNGEEKMEWHAFMTSTRLDNFKPRVRAVNRDIRGGPGAYLNLICKIEALPAAKVTWRAHDGYNYTSNEIITNGRSRLILISLDPSLDYGNYTCEASNFLGSVTTQIEVNGRPIAPKILSPRTSTRKHAYTLCWERGKPKGHNYIDEIPTTRYVAEYRGEWIEVKSDCYDIPLRVVIPTPSEQKKYCETLRDLRPNTTYTIWLYGENQYGKGLRTEYKIRTVNEDIPITTPTIPTPITTNKPGGAAAEQNNIAGAAWRSSTSSFCIVLVLLPILYLHFD comes from the exons ATGACAATGCTCGCCCACAGAGCCAcggtcaacgactacctacagaataatGGAGAAGAGAAAATGGAATGGCATGCCTTCATGACCTCAACTCGATTGGACAATT TCAAACCAAGAGTGAGAGCTGTAAATCGTGACATTCGAGGAGGACCGGGTGCTTATTTAAATCTGATATGTAAAATTGAAGCACTACCAGCCGCCAAAGTTACATGGAGAGCTCACGATGGATATAATTATACAAGTAATGAGATAATTACAAATGGCAGATCAAG gCTCATATTGATTTCTTTAGATCCAAGCCTAGACTATGGGAACTATACATGCGAGGCAAGTAACTTTCTTGGCAGCGTAACGACTCAAATAGAAGTTAATG GCAGACCTATTGCGCCCAAAATATTAAGTCCTAGAACATCGACAAGAAAACATGCGTATACATTATGTTGGGAGCGCGGAAAACCAAAAGGACACAACTATATAGACGAGATACCTACCACAAGATATGTAGCAGAGTACCGTGGCGAATGGATTGAG GTTAAAAGTGATTGTTATGACATCCCATTGCGTGTCGTTATACCAACACCTTCTGAGCAGAAGAAGTACTGTGAAACCCTGAGAGATCTTCGACCAAATACTACATATACTATATGGTTATATGGAGAAAACCAATATGGAAAGGGATTAAGAACCGAGTACAAAATTCGCACAGTAAATG AAGATATACCAATCACAACTCCAACAATACCAACACCCATCACAACGAATAAGCCTG GTGGAGCTGCGGCGGAGCAGAATAATATAGCAGGTGCAGCATGGAGAAGTTCCACAAGTTCTTTCTGTATCGTTTTAGTACTGCTACCAATTCTGTACTTGCACTTTGATTAG